In Haematobia irritans isolate KBUSLIRL chromosome 1, ASM5000362v1, whole genome shotgun sequence, a genomic segment contains:
- the LOC142235659 gene encoding uncharacterized protein LOC142235659 has product MQQRSNSHTSQHNRFPEEVHPVALVQGTRCYIPAARPTMTTRTPQNLTEWSHKSAHITTYIPRSPTPFRIIYHIIIFVTISNHIIKTLFRTIYVTLISNLINLNTYKL; this is encoded by the exons ATGCAACAAAGGAGCAACTCACACACCAGCCAGCACAATCGCTTCCCAGAGGAGGTCCATCCCGTTGCCCTTGTCCAG GGGACAAGATGTTATATCCCAGCCGCCCGCCCTACCATGACCACTCGAACTCCACAAAATCTTACCGAATGGTCCCACAAGTCCGCTCACATCACAACTTACATCCCGCGCTCACCTACCCCTTTTAGAATAATTTACCACATCATAATCTTCGTTACAATTTCAAATcatattataaaaactttatttagaaCAATATATGTAACCCTAATctctaatttaataaatttgaacACATATAAGTTatag